A single region of the Cronobacter condimenti 1330 genome encodes:
- a CDS encoding TetR/AcrR family transcriptional regulator, with the protein MTTEAKSCAKKSRGRPKVFDREAALDKAMALFWQHGYEATSLAHLVEATGAKAPTLYAEFTNKEGLFRAVLDRYIARFAHQQETLLFCTDKRVDEALHDYLCAVANCFASKETPAGCFMVTTSAALAASSEEIAATLKARHTQREAILLRFLSERQAKNEIAENCNLPALVRFISCLVHGMSVSAREGATPEELIQIVNMTMRLWPQLIQ; encoded by the coding sequence ATGACAACAGAAGCCAAAAGTTGCGCAAAAAAAAGCCGTGGCCGTCCAAAAGTGTTCGACAGGGAAGCGGCGCTTGATAAGGCCATGGCACTATTCTGGCAGCACGGTTACGAAGCCACGTCGCTGGCGCATCTGGTAGAAGCAACCGGGGCCAAAGCGCCAACGCTGTATGCGGAGTTCACCAACAAAGAAGGGTTGTTCCGCGCCGTACTCGATCGCTATATCGCGCGCTTTGCGCATCAACAGGAAACGTTACTGTTTTGCACCGACAAACGTGTCGATGAAGCGCTGCACGATTATCTGTGTGCCGTCGCGAACTGCTTTGCCAGTAAAGAGACGCCAGCCGGCTGCTTCATGGTAACGACGTCCGCCGCGCTTGCTGCGTCCTCTGAGGAAATTGCCGCCACGCTGAAAGCGCGTCATACGCAGCGCGAAGCTATTCTGCTGCGTTTTCTGAGCGAGCGTCAGGCGAAAAATGAAATTGCGGAAAATTGCAACCTGCCTGCGCTGGTCCGCTTCATCAGTTGCCTGGTTCACGGGATGTCTGTGAGCGCACGTGAAGGCGCCACCCCGGAAGAATTGATTCAGATTGTGAATATGACTATGCGGTTATGGCCGCAGCTTATTCAATAA
- a CDS encoding glycine zipper 2TM domain-containing protein produces MNKSMLAGIGIGVVAALGVAAVASLDVFSPSPKYAQVVSATPIKESVKTPRQECRNVTVTHRRPVQDENRLTGSVLGAVAGGVIGHQFGGGRGKDVATVVGALGGGYAGNQIQGHLQEGDTYTTQQQRCKTVYDKSEKMLGYDVTYRIGDEQGKIRMENDPGSRIPLDSNGQLVLNQKT; encoded by the coding sequence GTGAATAAATCAATGTTAGCGGGTATTGGTATTGGGGTGGTTGCTGCGCTTGGCGTGGCGGCAGTGGCCAGTCTGGATGTGTTCAGCCCTTCGCCGAAATATGCCCAGGTAGTTTCTGCCACGCCTATCAAAGAGTCGGTAAAAACGCCGCGCCAGGAATGCCGTAATGTTACGGTGACGCACCGCCGTCCGGTACAGGATGAAAACCGCCTGACCGGTTCGGTACTGGGTGCTGTCGCAGGCGGCGTTATCGGCCACCAGTTCGGCGGCGGTCGCGGTAAAGATGTCGCTACGGTCGTGGGTGCACTGGGCGGGGGCTACGCAGGCAACCAGATCCAGGGCCACCTTCAGGAAGGGGACACCTACACCACGCAGCAGCAGCGCTGTAAAACCGTTTATGACAAATCAGAGAAAATGCTGGGCTATGATGTGACATACCGCATCGGGGATGAGCAGGGCAAAATTCGGATGGAAAACGATCCGGGCAGCCGTATTCCGCTGGACAGCAATGGTCAGCTGGTGCTGAACCAGAAAACCTGA
- the ldtC gene encoding L,D-transpeptidase LdtC: MKREHVRFTRWLSWLAFAASVTFGASHALANTYPLPSAGSRLIGETLYHTVADDGGSLEAIAKRYNVGFLALLQANPGVDPYVPRAGSVLTIPRQMLLPDAPREGILINLAELRLYYFPPGENSVTVYPIGIGQLDGDTLTPTMQTSVSQKRANPTWTPTANIRARYKAQGIDLPPVVPAGPDNPMGHHAIRLAAYGGVYLLHGTNADFGIGMRVSSGCIRLRDDDIKHLFSVVPVGTRVNIINAPVKASVEPDGRHLVEVHQPLSKRIEDDPKTLPIVLDARLQRFQSAAQTDRDVMAHALRLRSGVPVNVTVPLPAPSTNAI, encoded by the coding sequence ATGAAAAGAGAACATGTGCGTTTTACCCGCTGGCTGTCGTGGCTGGCTTTCGCAGCGAGTGTGACGTTTGGCGCAAGCCACGCGCTCGCGAACACCTATCCGTTACCGTCGGCAGGCAGTCGGCTTATTGGCGAGACGCTTTACCATACGGTGGCGGACGATGGCGGCTCGCTGGAAGCCATCGCTAAACGCTATAACGTCGGGTTTCTGGCGCTGTTGCAGGCCAACCCTGGCGTCGATCCTTATGTGCCGCGTGCAGGCAGCGTACTGACTATCCCGCGCCAGATGCTGCTGCCCGATGCGCCGCGTGAAGGCATTCTGATTAATCTTGCCGAACTGCGGCTCTATTACTTCCCGCCGGGTGAAAATAGCGTCACGGTTTATCCGATTGGCATCGGCCAGCTGGATGGCGACACACTAACCCCGACGATGCAGACCTCTGTTTCGCAAAAACGCGCTAACCCGACCTGGACACCGACGGCGAATATCCGCGCGCGGTATAAAGCACAGGGTATTGATCTCCCGCCCGTGGTGCCTGCGGGGCCAGATAACCCAATGGGCCATCATGCCATTCGCCTTGCGGCCTACGGGGGCGTATATCTGCTGCATGGCACCAACGCTGATTTCGGCATTGGTATGCGCGTCAGCTCCGGCTGTATTCGCCTGCGTGATGACGATATCAAACATTTATTCAGCGTGGTGCCCGTCGGTACGCGCGTCAATATTATTAATGCGCCGGTGAAGGCGTCAGTGGAGCCCGACGGGCGTCATCTGGTTGAGGTGCACCAGCCGCTCTCAAAACGTATTGAGGACGACCCGAAGACGCTACCCATCGTGCTGGATGCCAGACTGCAACGTTTTCAGTCCGCCGCGCAAACTGACCGTGACGTGATGGCGCACGCGCTGCGCCTGCGCTCCGGCGTGCCGGTCAACGTCACTGTGCCATTGCCTGCCCCGTCAACGAACGCTATCTGA
- the bhsA gene encoding multiple stress resistance protein BhsA — MKNVKMLFAAAALSSLPFASFAAVQVQSAPAGQHKAGTISASAGTNLSSLEAELAQKADAAGATSFRITSANGDNTLHGTAVLYK; from the coding sequence ATGAAAAACGTTAAAATGCTGTTCGCTGCTGCCGCGCTGAGTTCATTGCCTTTCGCAAGCTTTGCTGCCGTTCAGGTGCAATCTGCGCCGGCAGGTCAGCATAAAGCGGGCACCATCTCCGCGAGCGCCGGTACTAATCTGTCATCGCTGGAAGCTGAACTTGCGCAAAAAGCAGATGCGGCGGGCGCAACATCGTTTCGTATCACCTCCGCTAACGGTGATAACACCCTTCACGGCACCGCCGTACTTTATAAATAA